A portion of the Gemmatimonadota bacterium genome contains these proteins:
- a CDS encoding metal-dependent transcriptional regulator, with amino-acid sequence MDVWREFEHNEITHSGAHYLMTVQQLIEEQGYARVSDVAREMHITPGSASIMIKSLREKGYLEEDRNRFLRLSDEGNRLAQSVWSHRQILIAFLKGVLHIDAEQAEIDACKIEHLISTKTGERLLLFLQFLLSDDPHGKAFLKSYWDANVLTICDFDTCAVCEEVGECLVIRSESA; translated from the coding sequence ATGGATGTCTGGAGAGAGTTCGAGCACAACGAGATTACGCACAGCGGCGCGCACTACCTGATGACGGTCCAGCAGTTAATCGAAGAACAGGGATATGCGCGGGTTTCAGACGTGGCCCGGGAAATGCACATCACACCCGGCAGCGCGTCGATCATGATCAAGTCGCTCCGTGAGAAGGGATACCTCGAAGAGGACAGGAACCGGTTTCTCCGGCTGTCGGACGAGGGAAACCGGCTGGCGCAGTCGGTATGGTCGCACCGCCAGATCCTCATCGCCTTTCTCAAGGGCGTCCTGCATATCGACGCGGAACAGGCGGAGATCGACGCGTGCAAGATCGAGCACCTGATCAGCACGAAGACGGGAGAACGGCTGCTGCTTTTCCTGCAGTTCCTCCTGTCGGACGATCCCCACGGCAAGGCGTTCCTCAAGTCCTACTGGGACGCCAACGTGCTGACGATCTGCGATTTCGATACCTGCGCGGTGTGCGAGGAAGTGGGCGAATGCCTGGTCATCCGATCGGAGTCGGCGTGA
- a CDS encoding FAD:protein FMN transferase translates to MTISLLLIPWLALLPENRPDPVRVERHLTLMGTTLVISVEAGDRRAAMVASEKALEALHRAERRLSTWTNDSELARLNEAEVGRTVSLSPELAADLTVARGWWIATGGAFDPGIGTLTEIWGLRSGGKMPTRALLDRVGDLPGLEALDMDGPTAARRHPDLRIDEGGFGKGAGLDDAVRKLTETDATSAMINLGGQVALYGSGRSVRFDVADPSDRQQVALTLTIDRGALATSGNSERGLVIGDRTYSHILDPKSGMPVPDFGSLTVWADDALAADCLSTGLYVLGPEKALDWAAERDGIEVLVLESSDDGMYARATTGFRGRIDSGGPDVVLSFR, encoded by the coding sequence ATGACCATCAGCCTTTTACTCATACCCTGGTTGGCCCTGCTGCCCGAAAACCGGCCGGATCCCGTGCGCGTCGAGCGTCATCTGACCCTGATGGGTACTACCCTGGTGATCTCGGTCGAGGCCGGGGACCGGCGCGCGGCGATGGTAGCCAGCGAGAAAGCACTGGAAGCACTGCATCGGGCTGAGCGAAGGCTGTCGACCTGGACGAACGATTCCGAACTGGCCCGATTGAACGAAGCCGAGGTGGGGCGGACGGTGAGCCTGTCCCCCGAACTGGCCGCGGATCTGACCGTTGCCCGGGGGTGGTGGATCGCGACTGGCGGCGCTTTCGATCCCGGAATCGGGACGCTCACCGAGATATGGGGCCTGCGCAGCGGCGGGAAGATGCCGACCCGCGCGTTGCTCGATCGGGTTGGGGACTTGCCGGGGTTGGAGGCGCTGGATATGGACGGGCCTACCGCCGCCCGGCGGCATCCCGACCTGCGCATCGACGAGGGGGGATTCGGTAAAGGCGCCGGCCTGGACGACGCGGTACGAAAGCTGACAGAGACGGATGCGACGTCCGCCATGATCAACCTGGGCGGGCAGGTGGCGCTTTACGGCTCCGGCAGATCCGTTCGTTTCGATGTGGCGGATCCATCGGACCGGCAACAGGTCGCGCTGACGCTCACCATCGACCGGGGAGCGCTGGCCACATCGGGGAACAGCGAGAGAGGTCTCGTGATCGGCGATCGAACCTACAGCCATATCCTTGACCCGAAAAGCGGAATGCCCGTACCGGATTTCGGTTCGCTGACCGTGTGGGCCGATGACGCCTTGGCGGCGGACTGCCTTTCGACCGGCCTTTACGTGCTCGGACCGGAAAAGGCCCTGGACTGGGCGGCGGAACGCGACGGGATAGAAGTACTCGTGCTTGAATCTTCCGATGACGGTATGTACGCCCGCGCGACAACCGGATTCAGGGGCCGAATCGATTCAGGAGGACCGGATGTCGTCCTGTCCTTCCGTTAA
- a CDS encoding FMN-binding protein — protein MAFPECEIERRTIYLTEQQKTDAGGMARVELNSVIIYPYVALKGGRIAGVAYFDSHIVRTLGETIMVAIDPDDRVSRVELLVFNEPPEYIPPEAWYRLFPGQRLDDRLAVNRGIRGILGATLTTRSTTDAVRRMLAIHHVIKDQLGH, from the coding sequence ATGGCGTTTCCGGAATGCGAAATCGAGCGGCGGACGATTTACCTGACGGAGCAGCAGAAAACCGATGCCGGCGGAATGGCACGGGTGGAACTGAACAGTGTAATCATTTACCCCTACGTGGCGTTGAAGGGAGGCCGAATCGCCGGAGTCGCATACTTCGACAGCCATATCGTGCGTACGCTGGGGGAAACGATCATGGTGGCCATCGACCCGGACGACAGGGTAAGCCGCGTCGAACTGCTGGTGTTCAATGAACCACCGGAGTACATACCTCCGGAGGCCTGGTATCGGTTGTTCCCGGGCCAGCGGCTGGATGACCGCCTCGCCGTGAACCGGGGAATACGCGGCATCCTGGGCGCAACCTTAACGACGCGCAGCACCACCGACGCGGTGCGGCGCATGCTGGCGATTCATCATGTTATCAAGGATCAACTGGGACATTGA
- a CDS encoding ferrous iron transport protein A, with the protein MQSEQFTSTQANTICLDELKPGEKATIRQIKGTAGEEVHLMELGLLPGTTVEMIKRAPMGDPIEIRVRRYHLSIRCAEARSVMVERE; encoded by the coding sequence ATGCAATCCGAACAATTTACCAGTACACAAGCGAATACGATTTGCCTGGATGAGTTGAAACCGGGCGAGAAAGCGACGATCAGGCAGATCAAAGGCACGGCGGGGGAAGAAGTTCACCTGATGGAACTGGGACTGTTACCCGGGACAACCGTCGAAATGATCAAACGCGCACCTATGGGCGATCCGATCGAGATACGCGTTCGGAGATACCATCTGTCCATACGATGCGCGGAGGCCCGTTCGGTCATGGTGGAAAGAGAATGA
- the feoB gene encoding ferrous iron transport protein B → MAEVSDTYTARESVIDVLLVGNPNTGKTSVFNSLTGLRQKTGNYPGVTVEKKTGNVTGPDGGTLRLHDMPGMYSLTPKSLDDSIAREVLIGEADEDLDIRLIVVVADASNLNRNLYLVTQLIDLGIPVVVAMNMMDNAVSSGVHIDLDALSDQLQVPIVPVVASRQQGIDELRKMMFDQIGPVGPDTPAPGSTEAAGTGSTGSVPSSVSFAERFPRRRLLGGLLDEALAPAAAWFGEHTNLNEVAQTSEALRVTSSDQALQTWMEGRQDPSCKEDLKRIVEQTRGRLDELQVPWRMLETILRYDQIDDLYSRVVREDRDAQASLSVRLDRAFTHRIAGPVIVLAVFALVFQSIFSWAEAPMTLIEEGIAALGAFVYQFLPAGMLRDLLVDGVIAGVGAVLVFLPQILFLFFFLALLEDTGYMARVAFIMDRFMKSMGLSGHSVMPLLSSFACAIPGIMATRTIKNWKDRLITIMIAPLMSCSARLPVYILLIGAFFPSMTILGVFTLQGLMLFSMYIFGIVVAIGAALVFKRLFMKDAVPTSFVMELPPYRRPSLKWVLLQMYERAKVFVTEAGQIILAISVVLWFLASYPQPDDYDSMTSRSRIQQSYAGELGQLIEPAIEPLGFDWKVGIGLITSFVAREVLVSTMATIYNVEEADETSVDLRSSLRSEVDPETGDRVYTPLVAVSLMVFFALACQCMATVAIVKRETNGWKWPIVMVLYMTALAYVGSLVVYQGGLLLGYG, encoded by the coding sequence ATGGCTGAAGTTTCGGATACATATACGGCGCGTGAATCCGTAATCGACGTACTCCTCGTCGGCAATCCGAATACGGGCAAGACTTCCGTATTCAATTCGTTGACCGGGCTTCGTCAGAAAACGGGCAACTATCCCGGCGTGACCGTGGAGAAAAAGACGGGCAACGTGACGGGGCCGGACGGCGGCACGCTTCGGCTGCACGACATGCCGGGGATGTACAGCCTTACCCCGAAGTCCCTCGACGATTCCATCGCCCGGGAGGTGCTGATCGGGGAAGCGGACGAGGACCTGGACATCCGCCTCATCGTGGTCGTGGCGGACGCTTCGAACCTCAACCGGAACCTCTACCTGGTCACCCAGCTCATAGACCTCGGCATCCCCGTCGTCGTGGCCATGAATATGATGGACAACGCCGTCAGCAGCGGCGTACACATCGATCTCGACGCGCTATCCGATCAGCTCCAGGTCCCCATCGTGCCCGTCGTCGCTTCCCGTCAGCAAGGCATAGACGAATTACGGAAGATGATGTTCGACCAAATCGGTCCGGTGGGACCAGATACGCCCGCACCCGGGTCGACCGAAGCAGCCGGGACCGGTTCGACGGGGTCGGTGCCGTCCTCGGTTTCCTTCGCCGAACGGTTTCCTCGGAGACGGCTGCTGGGCGGCCTCCTCGACGAGGCGCTCGCCCCCGCGGCGGCGTGGTTCGGGGAACATACGAACCTGAACGAGGTGGCGCAGACCTCGGAAGCGTTGCGCGTGACTTCGAGCGACCAGGCGCTGCAGACTTGGATGGAAGGCCGACAGGACCCCTCCTGCAAGGAAGACCTGAAACGCATCGTGGAACAGACACGGGGCAGGCTGGACGAGTTGCAGGTTCCGTGGCGGATGCTGGAGACCATCCTGCGGTATGACCAGATCGACGATCTCTATTCTCGGGTGGTGCGGGAGGACCGGGACGCACAGGCCAGCCTGAGCGTCCGGCTGGACCGCGCGTTCACCCACCGGATTGCCGGTCCGGTCATCGTCCTGGCCGTGTTCGCGCTGGTCTTCCAGTCCATATTCTCCTGGGCAGAAGCGCCCATGACGCTCATTGAGGAGGGGATCGCCGCCCTGGGCGCCTTCGTCTACCAGTTCCTGCCCGCCGGCATGCTGCGGGACCTGCTCGTGGACGGCGTCATCGCCGGCGTGGGCGCCGTGCTCGTCTTTCTCCCGCAGATCCTCTTCCTCTTCTTTTTCCTTGCGCTGCTTGAAGACACGGGCTACATGGCCCGCGTCGCCTTCATCATGGACCGGTTCATGAAGAGCATGGGCCTGTCCGGCCACTCGGTCATGCCGCTGCTTTCGTCCTTTGCCTGTGCGATTCCCGGCATCATGGCGACCCGTACGATCAAGAACTGGAAGGACCGCCTCATCACCATCATGATCGCGCCGCTGATGAGCTGCAGCGCCCGCCTGCCCGTGTACATCCTGCTGATCGGCGCTTTCTTTCCGTCCATGACGATCCTGGGCGTGTTCACGCTGCAGGGGCTCATGCTGTTTTCCATGTATATTTTCGGGATCGTCGTCGCTATCGGCGCCGCGCTGGTGTTCAAGCGGTTATTCATGAAGGACGCCGTCCCCACGAGTTTCGTCATGGAACTGCCGCCCTACCGGCGGCCCTCCCTGAAGTGGGTCCTGCTGCAGATGTACGAGCGGGCAAAAGTCTTCGTGACGGAGGCGGGCCAGATCATCCTGGCCATATCGGTCGTCCTCTGGTTCCTGGCGTCCTATCCGCAACCCGACGACTACGATTCCATGACTTCCCGGTCGCGCATACAGCAAAGCTACGCCGGCGAACTCGGCCAGTTGATCGAACCGGCCATCGAGCCGCTCGGGTTCGATTGGAAAGTGGGCATTGGACTGATCACCTCCTTTGTCGCCCGGGAAGTGCTGGTCAGCACCATGGCCACGATCTACAACGTGGAGGAGGCCGATGAGACCTCGGTCGATCTGAGATCCTCGCTTCGAAGCGAGGTGGATCCCGAAACGGGCGATCGGGTCTATACGCCGCTGGTCGCCGTATCGCTCATGGTGTTTTTCGCGCTGGCCTGCCAGTGCATGGCCACGGTCGCCATCGTGAAACGGGAGACCAACGGTTGGAAATGGCCCATCGTCATGGTCCTGTACATGACGGCCCTGGCCTACGTGGGGTCCCTGGTCGTCTACCAGGGGGGATTGCTCCTGGGGTACGGATAA
- a CDS encoding FeoB-associated Cys-rich membrane protein — protein MDLQTLIVAIVVGVAAAFVLRTFTRQFTSRDRKGCGSCAHGGSLLTGQTRQSRQSSASRDDELIQVEPIQVEESIRE, from the coding sequence ATGGACCTTCAAACCCTGATCGTCGCCATAGTCGTGGGGGTCGCGGCCGCGTTTGTCTTGCGCACTTTCACCCGGCAGTTCACCTCCCGGGACCGGAAGGGATGCGGGAGCTGCGCTCACGGCGGCTCGTTGCTGACCGGACAGACCAGGCAGTCCAGGCAGTCCAGCGCATCGCGTGACGACGAGCTGATCCAGGTAGAGCCGATCCAGGTGGAGGAGTCAATCCGGGAGTAG
- a CDS encoding nitroreductase: MSVFNTIRNRRSIYEFKPEPVPREVIARVLETAVWAPNHKLTEPWRFLVVTGKTKETLANIYCRIQREKTKTDDSGILRKATEKGYAKIMSKPVIIGVACKKDADAFRAREDYAATCCAIHNIALAAWEEGIGMQWSTGGLIRDPDTLELLKIDDREEEIVGFLYTGYPAQVPAQKRVPAAERTEWFA, translated from the coding sequence ATGTCCGTATTCAATACGATCCGTAACAGACGGTCGATTTACGAATTCAAGCCGGAACCGGTCCCTCGGGAAGTGATCGCCCGCGTGCTCGAGACCGCCGTGTGGGCGCCGAACCACAAGCTGACGGAACCCTGGCGCTTCCTGGTCGTCACCGGGAAAACCAAGGAGACCCTGGCGAACATCTACTGCAGGATCCAGCGGGAGAAGACGAAGACGGACGATTCCGGCATCCTGCGGAAGGCCACGGAAAAGGGCTATGCCAAGATCATGTCCAAGCCCGTGATCATCGGCGTGGCCTGCAAGAAGGACGCGGACGCCTTTCGCGCCCGGGAGGATTACGCGGCAACCTGCTGCGCCATACACAATATCGCCCTGGCCGCCTGGGAAGAGGGCATCGGGATGCAGTGGAGCACGGGAGGGCTGATACGGGATCCCGATACGCTGGAGCTGCTGAAGATCGACGATCGGGAAGAAGAGATCGTCGGGTTCCTCTACACTGGCTATCCCGCGCAGGTCCCAGCCCAGAAGAGAGTGCCCGCCGCCGAACGGACCGAGTGGTTCGCCTGA
- a CDS encoding thioredoxin family protein produces the protein MSVVSEERFASGFLWDDYMGNSEKNLERFHDNYDRFTLEGEDAGFFAAVETPVKVLILAEDWCGDVVQSLPPIVRMLEGSPSITYRIFRRDENLDIMDRYLTDGSKAIPYLVFMDAGRNELARWGPRPEACQAIMRDNKGRIPMEEIYPRIRTWYRQNGNGPLVTEIRDVLEGIT, from the coding sequence ATGTCCGTAGTTTCCGAAGAACGATTCGCCTCGGGATTCCTGTGGGATGACTACATGGGGAACAGCGAGAAGAATCTCGAACGATTCCATGATAATTACGACAGATTTACTTTGGAAGGGGAGGACGCCGGTTTCTTCGCCGCCGTCGAGACGCCCGTGAAGGTGCTGATCCTCGCTGAAGACTGGTGCGGCGACGTGGTGCAGAGCCTCCCGCCCATCGTCCGCATGCTGGAGGGCAGCCCGTCCATCACGTACCGCATCTTCCGCCGGGACGAGAACCTCGATATCATGGACCGGTATCTCACCGACGGTTCGAAGGCCATTCCCTACCTGGTCTTCATGGACGCCGGCCGGAACGAGCTGGCCCGGTGGGGACCGCGTCCCGAGGCGTGCCAGGCGATCATGCGGGACAACAAGGGCAGGATCCCCATGGAGGAAATCTACCCGCGTATACGCACCTGGTACCGGCAGAACGGTAACGGTCCCCTCGTCACGGAGATCCGGGACGTCCTCGAAGGGATCACGTAG
- a CDS encoding DUF402 domain-containing protein has protein sequence MATTITEIKHNPGKPDQSFQCGLLHHGGSRMVISYRSDRPYSQGDIRIPAGTLTLAYYEEGLPYILWKMIGPDGRLVGHYVHLCDGVRIGPDRVEYDDQLLDLWFYPDGGCRVLDEDELQQASDAGLIDGQTANRIRTSAAEVQRGIHRIMRDFDALLDRLGIESHSEYA, from the coding sequence ATGGCCACCACCATTACGGAAATCAAGCACAACCCGGGCAAGCCCGACCAGTCCTTCCAGTGCGGCCTGCTGCACCACGGCGGCAGCCGCATGGTCATCTCCTACCGGTCCGACCGGCCGTACAGCCAGGGTGACATCCGGATCCCTGCCGGCACGTTGACATTGGCGTATTACGAAGAGGGGCTTCCGTACATCCTTTGGAAGATGATCGGACCCGACGGCCGTCTCGTCGGGCATTACGTGCACCTGTGCGACGGGGTGCGGATCGGACCGGACCGCGTGGAATACGACGACCAGTTGCTGGACCTGTGGTTCTACCCTGACGGCGGCTGCCGCGTGCTGGATGAGGACGAGCTTCAGCAGGCCAGCGACGCCGGACTGATCGACGGGCAGACGGCGAATCGCATCAGGACGTCCGCCGCGGAAGTCCAGCGCGGCATACACCGGATCATGAGGGATTTCGACGCATTGCTCGACCGCCTCGGCATCGAATCGCATTCGGAATACGCTTGA